GTGGGTAAGTCtccctggatttttctcttacTGTTATTGAAGTgccaattaaattaataaattaaatttgattacatttacgTTGTTTCTTTGTCTTATCTGAGATTGATATCTGAAagaaagcattttttattatccgGGGAAAGCTTTTGTCAAAAGCATTAATGATCACAAATATGTGAAACCTATTTGTTTTGCCAAGTGTAACATGAATGATTTCTCATTACCCCCTGtggaatataaattaatttttttccctgATTATTTCTGATGAAAAGTGCCGTGCACGATTGCTTTAGTCATTTCCACATTTAAagaattattttaatgcaaaagcATCTGTGTATAACACCCATTACACAGGAGGCCCTTGTTAACAGTCCTGTCTTTCATATTCCGACAGTATGAACCACTCACGGAGTGCCCAGTGTcctctaatttagttttaatatggCCTGCTTCTGAGAGGCCGACTTCTCCTCGAGGGAGATCAAAGCATCAAGTGCCACGGGGCTTCCTGTGTTTAATATGAGCAGAATAGATGGGAAGAGAATCAGAATGACGCTggttttgtgtgcttgtgtgcgtgtatgtgtgttcaaTGGGATCCAGGGGTTCTGGATTGGGCGTCGGGACCGGAAAAGGGGATCTAATTCAGAGTCGTGTGGATATATGTCAGGAGACATTACGACATCTTTCAGTTAGAGTAATCCAAGAGGCTGAGCTTCTCGCCAAAATCAAAGGGCTTTGAAATACATATCAGTGCTCTGCATGCTCCTTAAAACCCTTGTCGGTTCCCGATGTACAAACCATCAGTCATCTAAGTTCAGACGTTTCGGCGCATTGCAGGAGTGCTCGATTTCAAATGTGCAGAGGGCTTGCAAACGAAGGTGTGATATTATTTTTTGCTCTATCCAAAAATATCCCTTAGATATGGTTTGAAAATATCTTGAAATGCCTTCTAACCAGAATGCATTAATGAGATACCCTAAAGTTAAAGAGACCATATGGGCTTTTCAATGGCTGGCAGCTAAAGAACAGTTTGTTTAATTGCATATACAGTGTGAATTGTctctaaataaaaattactttgtatcattgtattaataaatttgaatatatttctcATAAACATATAGTATGATTTTGCAACTTGTCATAATGAGATTTTCCCAAATATTTCCAATTTCTCATAATGacttattaataaattatctcATAGCAATGATCATAATAATATTAGTGTATGTAGAATCATTCTCAGAATGATATTATTAGTGGTAATGAGATGCtaataatattagtattaattAGTATTCTCATCATGACAAACTGTATCCTAATGATGATAAGCTTTATCATGAGTTAGTCAAGTCATAACTGTgagaattttaataaatatgataaagatttttatatttaataaatataaaggtagcactttatttacagtcctgttcctcatgtacatacaatgtacttattatagtaaatacaataactatgtaataactaggtactaaccctgaacctacccctaaacctaaccctaacccatgtagttaccttgtattaccagaactttcttagataaatgcaCTATAAGTAAATGTACTGTAAGtacatgcactgtaaaataaagtgcaacctatataaatatataataaataacattctcataataatgacttaGTTACCAGTATTAGttgcacattattttacagtatgtgcattTGTACTTAGTGTACATACCTAGGAAAGTACTGATAATAGATGGTAACTTCATGGGTTAAATTAGTTTTAGGCCTATTATCCAGTTACTGTAATTACTAGCATAGCATGTACATAAAGTGCTACTAatagtaatgtaatgtaataaagtGCTAGATAATAGTATTATGATAAAATTTCTCATTACTACAAGATATTAGTATTAATAGTATCTCCTAAAAATGACATACGTTCTCATAGTAATGACTTACTGTATTAGAATAATGCTAAACATTATCATGAGTTAGTTAAGTCAAATTTTAGCAAATATAAAATCTCAGTTATAAggaaattttacataaaaatgactATGCATCTCATAATGAGAAGCTTTCTCATTATTATGGCTCAAGCATCTAAGTCATTATTATGAATAAGTTTCTCATTATAACTTACAGAATCATATTTTTTACtctgtggcagaaatgggcttagTATTGTTCATTGTTGGTTAATGATACCTATTGTTAACGACTGTAATTGAACATTAAACCATTAGAGTGATCATTTAATGTTTTGCATTACATTAAAGATTGTTACCAAatctttagatattttttttaaactggaaaacattaataattttcttttGCAGTGTGAGCGATATATCAGTCTGTATTGCACGTGAGAGACTTTCACACAGCTTTTCGGTTTGCGAACAGACCGCCGGCGCAGATGCATAGATAAACCAAAACATACTAATGAGATCAGCGTTTTATAGGTCACTTAGCTGCAAGCTTAATTAAACTCATCCTGCTCCTAGAGCCATGTGGACTGCCAATGTCAGCTTCATTAGCACAAGATGATATGAAGAGAGTTTTACAGTAGGCCTACAAAACTGACACTGGAACATGAAATGAGAGTACAGTCAATGATAAGAGTGATCTGTCTCTGCTGTGTTTGCCTCCAGCTGAGTCCCAGCCGGGCTTAAATGTGCTTTACAGCCACTGGACACGGTAATGAACTTAAGCGTAGCCTTCTGCTGGAAAAAAGGAGCTTCCAAAAGCTTGTCTGAACTAGATCAATGGCTTTAGATATTTGCCTAAAAGCTTTCATATTCAATTATCGGTGCCTAATATGGGTGTTTAATTATCTGCTTGTTTCTTCAATTTCCTGTGAATCTGATTCTCAAgaggaaaaaaagggaaaatgacaggaagttgcatttGAGAGGAAGGTGGTGTCTCATGCTGGTGCATGCAGGGGCACATATGTGCTCACAATCCTCCATTTCACAGCGTTTGATGGTATAACCTCGCCACATCTCTGCAGTGAAGGCTGCCATGCGTGACTACAAAAAAGGAGCTAGCTAGCAGCCTCATCAAATTTCTCTTTACTGAGCTgaccttgacacacacacacacacacacacaaacacacacacaatgtgtcaATGATATGAAGGGAAGACGGTGTCTATGGGGTCTGCAGCCACAGATGTGCTGCTTTATCCCTGTGTGAATGTGTCCTTTGTTCTTTTGTCTCTTCCTATTCCCCTGAAATCTGACTGGTGCtatcttatttattcatttcatcttgtttgtttgctctgtgtgtgtgtgtgtcagttattATATAGGCCGGCGGCCTATAGTGATCATAGCAGACCCAGATATGCTCAGACAGGTGATGGTGAAGGAATTCAATAAATTTCCCAACAGAATGGTGAGTGATACTACGTTTACAGTCTaaaattaaatacacacactcaACAATTCATCTAAAGTTGCATTATTAAGCATACTCTATTTCTTCTTAATGAGTTTTTAATTAGTTgttttttacttgcttttgagtaaaatatataaaactccTTAAAAAGGAAAAGCCAGATTGCATAAgatattaagacttgttttcagagcTTTTGGAATATAAGTCAGTGATGTtataaaactaaacttaaaatcattttgttaattgaaataaaataaagtataaatattagaactttttgaaataaaatatacactttCAGAGTTAAAGCAGTAAAATTacttaagcacaaaacaaaattactaaagatATACATAACatggaaacaaaaatattataaaatactatgttttaactgttttaatttaaatttttaaattgcagGTGGAGTAAAACAAATGCACTAATTTAAGATACATTGTCTGAAAAACATACCTAAGGcaactttatatttaatgcagtgttgcttctcaagtaaattttaaGGATATTTATTAAACTGGTTAATAAGACAAATACTCAATAAGaatgtatactgtgtgtgtgtgtgcatgaatttGCATTCTCTTCTAGCTTTGCAATCTTgatttacattatacattttgaaataagtaataaattcataaataaatataaattcataaagCAAAAGAAATGTGCCACATTATAGCAGACATTGGACATTGATGTTAAATGGGTCTGGAAAATAATACActtacacaactttttttttttttttttagttttctgtttttattacatttagtttgtttACATATAATATTATACGCATGGTATCTAAAAATCAATTCATGCATCATCTGTCAGAGTTTCCCACTTGTAAATACGACTTTGCTTTATCATTCATGTGCTCAAAACTCATTATTACGATATTTTCGGTTCAACTTGAAGGCCGTCAATTCCTGATTGATGTCATCACATAACTCAGCAATTGTTTGTCAACATCATAATAATTTATGATTGCAGACATACACATAGCATCTTCCATAAATCATAAAATCAGCTAAATCAATGACAGGGTGGGTTTGATATATTACTTGCACTTTTTCCTGCAGTCGATAGGATTTACTGTATGtaggtgtgtatttgtgtgtctaAATCAATGCTGAGAGTGCACGTCATGTGAATGATAAGGTATTGGCAAAAGGCTCCAGAGCTTTGAACTCAGTCGGTTCAGGGAGGTCAAAAACTAATGATCACATGACTTATGTATCAAAGCGGAGTCAAAGGTCATGAGATTGCCTTGCTGCTGGAGCGGAGCCTGCTGGGTAAACCATTATGGCAAGGCCAGATCAATACTGAGGCCATGTACACCACTGGGGCTTATCAACTACCTCTTGACCTGTTTGTGTGCATGGATGTGTACTTTTAAATGTACAACTTAAAGCACATCTACAACCAACAGTGGGAGAAAACTCATAAAAGGAGAATGCCATGGcactaataaaacaaacaaataatacgCGTTGGCAGCCGTTAGCACAAATATCTACACACAAGATCAAAGTCGGCCCAGCACAAAGCTCTGCCACCTGGCCTTAGTTTCTGCACTAACTTTTAGGCTAACAACCTATGCTTAGCCAACTCGGCGTACAACAATAATGAATCGAGGGCAATTATTTACGTAGATTAACCAAGACGAATCCATGTAGAGCTTTTTATAAACACATTCCGACAGTTTGGAGTCTGAGAAATGACTGTGGTTAATCTGTTAGTCTGAAACATTCTCTATGCAAGTATGGAGATGCATATGCGAATGCAGACGGGTCCCAttgtatattttttgcattactaTAGCAGAAACAAACCTCTGTACTCCGTTTATCTTTAAATATACGTGGCATTGAATGCTTAAGTATAGCTAGCTAGCTTTACGTGTCCATAGTTAATAACTCAAAATGATCAATAACTTACTAATGCTATGTGTACATGTCGCATTATGAATTGGTTTTTGACTCCTTTTGAAAAGCGATATCTGAtatcaaacttgaaaaaaacttgcTTTCTTTGCTATTTACTACTTCAAACTATGAATAGTAGTTGGTCTGAAGGAGAACACCTATAGCAAACCGCAGGAAGGTGTGAGCACATTAGTCGAATGTATGATAAAGTTTTAGAGCaaaaaaaagtccattgtctGTTTCTAATCGTAAATTATCAAGCACCGCACACACAGAAATCGTTTTCAAAACCTGACGTTTTTTTGGTCAACATGGCGAATCCATGCGACCAAACTGAAATCTGGGAAAAGCTGAACTTTCACAATCACGCGACATTCACTATTGCATGGATTCCAATTAAATTTATTGGATTTTGCCTGTAAAAATTTGCCAAACAATGGTACATGTGACCTTGCCTAAAGTCTAATGTCTGTTATAGCACCTCTTGTGGTAATGCTGAGAATGCAATATATTTGTGTTGCCTTATGAATTGCATTCTGACACATTTTAAAAACTCAATGATGTGTGATATCAAGGTTGCATAAATATAAGTGCTAATGGCTTAAAATGTTTGCGCACAGTTGTGTAGCGTATGTTTTCGGCCAAACAATCACCACTGCTACTAATGTCATAGTTATAGCCTACTTCACAATACTGGATTtctattaaatgattttatttctccCACAAAAAGTCACcaaacaatggtaaatgtgacttGTTTTGAGGACGTGTAAAATCAGGGTTGCGTAAGAATACTGTCAGTACTTACATAGACTAGAGATGTTTGCAAAGTTGTGTAGTGGATGTTTTTGGCTTAAAAATGCTATGGATATCATATGTATAACCTACTACACAATACTAGGTAAATGACAACCAGTAGAATGCTTTAGATTTAGTCCTAATCTTGTCCTTATAAACATGTCCTTTTCGGAGTGTACAAACCCCAGCTGTGTTCTCAATGCAGACTGTCAGGGGCATGACTAAACCCATGAGCGACAGTTTGATCATGCTGAAGGGCGAACAGTGGAAACGAGTGCGCAGCATCCTCACACCGACCTTCAGTGCTGCCAAGATGAAAGAGGTGAGCTCTGCTGTCTTACCTAAATGTGTGCTACACAAACATTAAAGCTGATCTATGAAGCAATTGTTCTTGTTATGCAATCACATTTTATGGCCTTGAGTTGATAAATCAAGTATAGCTCTATTGGAACAGGCTGGAACAAAATCTTGGACCTGTAGAGGACCTcatattttttacgtttttaaaagTTGCATAAGAATTAAACCATGGTCATAAGATGTGCAGATAAGTATGCATTTCCAAAAACATTGGAAATCAGTTCACAAAAGCACACGTACACAATATTCATGGATAGTTTGAAGTTTACACTGCATTGGGAGTGGGACAAGTTCAAgcacacataaataaatcaaaaattatatatatatatatatatatatatatatatatatatatatatatatatatatatatatatatataatatatatatatatatatatatatatgtatgtgtgtgtgtgtatatatatatatatatatatatatatatatgtgtgtgtatatatgtgtatatatatatatatgtgtatatatatatatatatatatatatatatatatatacttttcttgttttgcatttttttttttttttttttttttttttttgcaacatctgGGGAACTTTTTGGTTGCAGTATCAACATGTTCCTGAATCCTAACTGGATGATAGTTGAATGAACTATTTTTGAAATCTGATTAGTTGATAGGATGtagatccaggaacatgttgtaaaAAAATCCTCACATTGTGCAAAGAacaccttgttcctaaaaagactgAACCTTGAAAGAAAAATGTCCTTTTCAAATCCTCATCTGAGAGTCTTAAGCCTATGTCTCTTACCCTACTGCGTGTCACTGGAGATTTGTTGTTAATAGAAGCCATATCAGGCTGTGTTATTTTGTCGGAGCCTATTTGCACAATGTGTTGTCATTAGCTTTTTGAGCATTTAGGTGGAACAGCTCGATGATACTAGACCATTAGTTCTCCCATAGTGAGAGACATGAAACTGAGAGCTAAGAGAGTTTGAcagtagggtttttttttttgcacgtcGTGTGTGGGAGAACAAAGAAGTGTGTCTCCTCCACAACAGCCCTGCACTAAGTGCACTTTACATGTACTCTTTTCAGATTAAATAAAACGGAGAAAAACAGAAGAAAGTGAATAGAAAGTAAAGAGGTGCAGTAGTCAAGAGGAACAGACTTGAGTGAAAGATGAGGTCgcaaacctgaaaaaaattaGATTAGCACATCACTCTTAGAGAGGAGAAAAAATAACAATCAGTTTAATTCACATGACATCACTGAGGTAAAGAAAAAGACATGAAGCTGTCTGCTGAAAATGTATGATTGGCTGTGCTGGAAAGATGTGATAGTTGTGATGGGGAGGTCTTGGATGGCAGCAGTTAATTGCTGTTTGTCTTCTTACTAACATGTTTTGAAGTGCCAGTCAACACATCTTACATCATAGAACAGGATCGATTCTCCATTGCTCTTTGCGTCTCATGTGACCGCTTATTCATTTACCAGCAGAATGATTGAATGGGATTAATGcatcacagattaaataaatCCTGGTTTAAATTATGTTGTCAATGTTGATTTCTCCACTGAAAATGTCTTGTAGTCTGGGGTGTGAGCTATGTTTTGGAAACTGACCCTGTGAGTTTGTGTCTTCTATTAGCCTTGCCAAGAATCGCAGATGATTTCATCtccctataaaaaaaatatatatatcaactttGGGGATATTTGTATAGTTCTGAAAAgtactgtcttttttttctgcaatggAATGCAAAAACGGAGATTGTATTTCAGAATTACACTTGcatagacatttaaataaaataaaatacaatttaaaaagtaatattttaaaatatgattacaaaCTAAAATAGCTTTTCtgctttaatgcattttaaatgtattcctgtgatggcaaaactgaatttttaatggtccttcagaaatctgtTCATAAACcctggctgaataaaagtattaatttctttcaaacaaataaatatataaaatgcatgacCATAAGTTTATTTACAATCAAAActttgtttaaaatacatttgtattactatatattaataaatagtcATATGTAACTGatgacaattacatttattttgaaattaaattacgtaatttactagtaatttaactagttacttcccaacactgataattattaaatatttgatttgttcTGTCTACAAATTAAACAGTTGACTTTGGTCAACAGATTATTTAGAAACAAATACAGTCAAGTGTGTCTAAGCTTTTGACTGGCTTTGTGTGTGGGTACCAAATTTTTTAAAACTGGCGCATTATAGAATGTTGCACACACATTGCATGGTTTGCATCTAAAGTGCTGATATATTTGGCCCCaactgtatgtatatatctaCCTATGAACCAGTATCCATTAATGATGTCATTTCCCTTCTCTGGCTGAAATGGTAAACATGTCCGTCAGAAATGTCAGAGGTGTGTGCTGCAATGAGAGAAGAAACCATGATTGTTCTCCATGTCTCACAtgcacacccacccacacacacacacacacacacagagataccaATAACAGTGGAGTGTCATTCACCAAGCTATATTCAGCATGGTGTGACATCATTCGGGAGAAATCCGCACACATCACTCTCCATCCATCATCTCTGAACACATTGTGGGAGAGAAATACTGCACAGTGACACAAACTTCTAATGAGCTCATAAACGTCTCAATCCAAGTCTCTGAGCTGTGTCTTAAAGCACTTCCATTAACTTAATCACAGTAAACAAAGCCATAATGCTCGCTTTTTAAAAACCAACAATATCGAGTTCCACTGCTAAATAGTAGCTGTATTTGGCGGaggattttatgtaaaataaaaccgGGATCAAAATTCAGCTTGCCTGAATGTTTAATGTATAGCTGAGCTCATGCTCCTGTCCTTCTCCATCAGCCTTTCCAGTCGTCTTCATCTGCCTGCCTGCATGGAGTCAATATgcatcaacaaacacacacatgggaCGCACACACATATTCATCTCATTTACCACCAAGTGTGGTCAATCGTTTTGATTCTATCATGTGATGCCATAATGCCTACTaacttcactttaaaaaaaaaaacatttagatcaGCTTTGCCAACTACATTCAACTGATTCTATCTGCCCTAACTTGCCAGGCATGAAAATTTGATTAGTAGGTTTGGCAgggtaattaaatgttaaattgataTCATTAGCTTTACTGTGCAATAAAATGTAAAGATCTGGCCAGAAACACCCCCCACCCCACAACAATCAGTACATAGCATCTTTGCGTTCTTACACTTCTGTTCCTTCCTATATTATTCTCTCCGTCCCTCTTTCCTCTAGTTCCGTATCTCTTTCTCTGGCTCTCTCCCCCTGAGCAGGCAGGTTCAATAGGTCTTGTAAGAGCTGCTGGCTTATCACGGCTGCAGTCATGGGTGTCAGGGAGCAAAGCCATAGCCATCCACCCAGAGCATGGACAACCTCTCATCTCACTGAGATACAGAGGTCTGAAGAAGTGCAGTTCCAAGAATCATGTGTTTAGAGTAGCGTCATCTGTCTCGAGCCCTCGAATAGACCAAACTAAACAAGCCAAGCTGTGAGTCGGTTCCTTTCATTATAATAAAcgataaataaacatttgtggaTGAGTGTCAAATGATTCATTAATGAATCATTCTATATTTAACAAATTCTCAGTTAGTTACTCACAAATGACTGGAAACATCAATCCTATAAAGTCATGAATGTAAAAGTGTTGTTGTCCTATGGTAGGAATACCATAGTACTTTCCACAATAGAGCACTGTACTGTCAGTTTTTTAGTAAAAAGGGTACACTAGCAAGTATTTACTATATGGAAACCAAATATTTAATGGTGTTTCAAACTGTTTTATGGTTCGTtcttaataaatataacaattaattaatcAGTCGCTTCTTGAGATCATAAAATTGATCCTTTTTACCATTGGTCATGCTCTCTGGGATCGAAAGCCATTAATGGACTTGCCTTGTGGCTCTTTCCAGTGTGCTTTTCAGGATGGTTGTGGGAAAAGGAAATAATACCATCAACAGAGACTACATCTTTGCATGCACAAACCATTTTCATCATTTGTGTTGGTTCTTTAGGAGGACACATTAGACTGCATTTATTCCTTGTTATTGGCTTGCAGTAATTTGCTGTAATCTAACTCCTTTGCATTGGTTTGTGGTGTTTACTGATTCTGATATCTGTTTGGGCACAATACTTGCTTTGCAGATGGTTCCCCTCATCAACATGGCCACAGAGACGTTACTGAGAAACCTGAAGAGCCACGCTGAGTCCGGGAACAGCGTTAACATTCACAAGTACGGGTTTCTTCCAGCACGTCTGTTTCTTTGATTATTTCAGAGCTTTCAATAGTATAAAACGTTTGTTTTGCAGGTGTTTCGGCTGCTTCACGATGGATGTTATTGCCAGCGTGGCGTTTGGTACGCAGGTGGACTCTCAGAACAATCCGGATGATCCTTTCGTGAACCACGCCTCCAAGTTCTTCGCTTTCACCTTCTTCAAACCCATCATGATATTCTTCAGTACGTTCAACCATCACATCCAGAACACAGTGCAGGCAGCATTCATTTTGGTCTCATTATTGTACAATGGATATCACAGCTTGGAAAGTGCTTCCGACAGATGATATGAAACTCTTTCATTATACTGATATTTTTCGATTAGCATATTTATTATACAAGAGGAAAATGTCAACATTTCTgaaaaattctgttttttttcctgGTTTTTACTGTAGTGGCTTTTCCATTTCTGCTTAAGCCTCTTGCTGGTCTCCTTCCCAATAAATCAAGAGATGAGATGAACAgcttttttatcaaatgtattcagaAAATGATTAAACAAAGAGATGATCTTCCCCCGGAACAGGTATGGCCgtgaacaaaaaaattatttacataatcATTCCTCAGTATCAACCACATAAACGTGTTCGTGATCTGCTTGACTCTAGCGGAGGCGAGACTTTCTGCAGCTGATGCTGGACGTCAGGACCGGCAACAAGTATATGTCTTTGGAGCACTTTGATGTGGTCAATGACGCAGATGAACAGGCTTGCACCGAACAGGAGATGGACAGCGGGCAGGAAAATGGACCAGGAAACGAGTCCACCAAGCGCGCCCAGCAGAAGAGAATGATGACGGAGGATGAGATTGTCGGTCAGTCCTTCATCTTCCTGTTGGCTGGTTATGAGACGAGCAGCAACACACTAGCGTTCGCCTGCTACCTGTTAGCACTCCATCCAGAGTGCCAGAAAAAACTCCAAGAGGAAGTGGATGAGTTCTTCAGCAGACACGTGAGTCAGGATTTAAATGCCTGTTGCACTTGGAAACCAACATTTATTGCATTCTTATTTTGAGAATGCTTCATGTTATGCACAGATCATTTATGGTATAAGTGACATTCTCTGCAATTTTTAGTACAAAGCCTTTTGTCATATTAGTTCTGCTGTGGATGCTCATAAATGCCGTTATGtgtcaaaaaatgcttttttgaaata
This sequence is a window from Carassius auratus strain Wakin chromosome 43, ASM336829v1, whole genome shotgun sequence. Protein-coding genes within it:
- the LOC113061548 gene encoding thromboxane-A synthase-like, producing MQPLVDILKWFGVKASGWSVSVCLFLLFFSLLYWYSISPFSVLERCGIKHPKPSPFFGNLMMFRDGFLKPQSDLIKKYGRICGYYIGRRPIVIIADPDMLRQVMVKEFNKFPNRMTVRGMTKPMSDSLIMLKGEQWKRVRSILTPTFSAAKMKEMVPLINMATETLLRNLKSHAESGNSVNIHKCFGCFTMDVIASVAFGTQVDSQNNPDDPFVNHASKFFAFTFFKPIMIFFMAFPFLLKPLAGLLPNKSRDEMNSFFIKCIQKMIKQRDDLPPEQRRRDFLQLMLDVRTGNKYMSLEHFDVVNDADEQACTEQEMDSGQENGPGNESTKRAQQKRMMTEDEIVGQSFIFLLAGYETSSNTLAFACYLLALHPECQKKLQEEVDEFFSRHETADYTNVQELKYLDMVISESLRLYPPAFRFARDVDQDTVVNGQLLPKGSSLEIATGFLHTDPEHWTEPEKFIPERFTPEAKASRHPFVYLPFGAGPRSCVGMRLAQLEIKMALLHIFRRFNMMACEDTEVPLELKSHTTLGPKNGILVKITKRENFEDES